A section of the Vidua macroura isolate BioBank_ID:100142 chromosome 23, ASM2450914v1, whole genome shotgun sequence genome encodes:
- the EXOSC10 gene encoding exosome component 10, producing the protein MAAAAPEGSPLGRAGSSATPADTEGSSTMSALPGFDSPDAFVKYALGTVVAATKASNGLPQPGDEYDFYCSFPGFRAFCNTQSDRLLRCMSQVMQYHGCRSLMKDSSKVTGLEDKFDMLVDSNDVILERVSILLDEASGVNRNQQPVLPAGLQPPQMIVSSWNRKAGEFHKRTQSETFRLLHAKNISRPQLKFREKIDNSNTPFVPKLFIKPNALKPLPEALTKSGRQRKERPEDLDVPAALADFIHQQRTQKTEQDMFAHPYQYELEHFSPPDEVLKKPELQMYRPIEETPCHFITTLDELVELNEKLMTCKEFALDLEHHSYRSFLGLTCLMQISTRTEDFIIDTLELRSDMNILNETFTDPAIVKVLHGADSDVEWLQRDFGLYLVNVFDTHQAARLLNLGRHSLDHLLKLYCSVDADKKYQLADWRIRPLPEEMIRYARDDTHYLLYIYDKVRELLWERGKEQPTQLQVVWQRSRDICLKKYIKPLFTDESYLDLYRRQKKHLDTQQLAAFRLLFAWRDKIARQQDESTGYVLPNHMLLKIAEELPKESQGIIACCNPVPPLVRQQINELHLLIQQAREMPLVKSETTLAVRKRAPLPSPEKLENALFGPHDSSRIPTDDFQNNSALDPALVLEDACLFSDNERTVDIQDSQPESTCLVATTTVSIFSECDENEGNKRTLTTAQRKAQLIMESFENPFKMYLPPEENSAYVSQSAKFDPSSKIYEISNRWKLMSQAPVQKKSKNETNRKAAQQSAAHVQTQKLHKKAAENVVSVRQQAMQEQANRKRERGTSEMGAETGAELPTQEKKRQKKTQQPEEPEALRQFTPFDYSNSSFKVFAGGSKSKQSPQFDPAKQAYTGKKFAGANKLQQSGNRSMSYLVGKAERASTHHWPKR; encoded by the exons ATGGCGGCTGCCGCCCCTGAGGGGAGCCCGCTGGGGCGGGCGGGCAGCTCCGCGACGCCCGCGGACACTGAGGGAAGCAGCACGATGTCGGCCTTGCCCGGGTTCGACAGCCCCGACGCCTTCGTCAAG TACGCTCTCGGCACCGTGGTGGCTGCAACAAAGGCATCTAAtgggctcccccagcctggTGACGAGTATGATTTCTACTGCAGCTTCCCCGGGTTCCGCGCGTTCTGCAACACGCAGAGCGACCGCCTGCTCCGCTG CATGAGCCAGGTGATGCAGTACCATGGCTGCCGGAGCCTCATGAAAGATTCCAGCAAAGTGACAGGGCTGGAAGATAAATTTGATATGCTGGTTGACTCCAATGATGTCATTCTTGAAAGAGTG AGTATTTTATTAGATGAAGCATCAGGAGTGAACAGAAACCAGCAGCCAGTCCTGCCAGCTGGGTTACAGCCCCCACAGATGATTGTTTCCAGCTGGAACCGTAAG gcaGGAGAATTCCACAAGAGAACTCAGTCTGAAACATTTCGACTGCTTCATGCCAAGAATATTTCTCGACCACAGCTTAAGTTTCGTGAAAAGATTGACAATTCCAACACTCCCTTTGTACCTAAACTTTTTATCAAACCAAATGCTTTGAAGCCTTTGCCTGAAG CCCTCACAAAAAGTGGACGGCAGAGAAAGGAGCGCCCTGAGGACTTGGATGTGCCAGCTGCTTTGGCAGACTTCATACATCAGCAGAGGACGCAGAAAACTGAGCAAGACAT GTTTGCTCACCCTTACCAGTATGAACTGGAGCATTTTTCTCCACCAGATGAAGTTCTCAAGAAACCTGAACTCCAG ATGTACAGGCCCATTGAGGAAACGCCCTGTCATTTTATCACCACACTGGATGAGCTGGTAGAACTAAATGAAAAGCTTATGACTTGTAAAGAATTTGCCTTGGACTTAGAG CACCACTCCTACAGGAGCTTCCTGGGCTTGACATGTCTGATGCAGATTTCCACCCGAACAGAAGACTTCATTATTGATACATTGGAACTGCGCAGTGACATGAACATCCTCAATGAGACCTTCACAGACCCTGCAATTGTGAAG GTCCTTCACGGTGCTGATTCAGACGTGGAATGGCTGCAAAGAGACTTTGGTCTGTACTTGGTGAATGTGTTTGATACTCACCAAGCTGCTCGTCTCCTCAATCTTGGCAGACATTCTTTGGATCATTTGCTAAAGCTGTATTGCAGTGTAGATGCTGACAAGAAGTACCAGCTGGCTGACTGGAGAATACG CCCTTTGCCAGAAGAAATGATCCGGTATGCCCGTGATGACACTCACTACTTGCTCTACATCTATGATAAAGTGAGGGAGTTGctgtgggagagagggaaggagcagcccaCACAGCTGCAGGTTGTGTGGCAGCGCAGCAGGGATATCTGCCTGAAG aAATACATCAAGCCCCTCTTTACAGATGAATCCTACCTTGATCTCTACAGGAGGCAGAAAAAACACCTTGATACCCAACAGCTGGCAGCATTTAGGCTGCTGTTTGCATGGAGAGACAAGATAGCACGACAACAGGATGAGAGTACAGG GTATGTGCTACCAAATCATATGCTGTTGAAGATTGCAGAGGAGCTACCCAA aGAATCCCAGGGTATCATTGCTTGCTGTAACCCTGTCCCACCACTTGTTCGCCAGCAGATTAATGAATTGCATCTGCTCATTCAGCAGGCCCGAGAGATGCCTCTTGTCAAG TCAGAGACTACTTTGGCAGTCAGAAAGAGAGCACCTCTACCCAGCCCTGAG AAGCTGGAGAATGCCCTCTTTGGACCACATGACAGTTCACGGATTCCTACGGATGATTTTCAGAATAACTCTGCCTTGG ACCCTGCACTGGTTTTGGAAGATGCTTGTCTCTTTTCAGACAATGAGAGGACAGTGGATATTCAAGATAGTCAGCCAGAGTCAACATGTCTTGTTGCTACTACCACTGTCAGCATATTCAGT gaatGTGATGAAAACGAAGGAAATAAGAGGACTTTAACCACTGCACAGCGGAAAGCTCAGCTAATAATGGAGTCCTttgaaaatccatttaaaatg TATCTACCTCCAGAGGAGAATTCTGCCTATGTCTCACAGTCTGCAAAGTTTGACCCATCATCAAAAATTTATGAA ATCAGCAATCGATGGAAGTTGATGAGTCAGGCACCAGTACAGAAGAAGTCCAAGAatgaaaccaatagaaaagcagctcagcagtcAG CTGCCCATGTCCAGACGCAAAAGTTGCataaaaaggcagcagaaaacgTTGTATCTGTTCGTCAGCAAGCCATG CAGGAGCAAGCTAAtaggaagagggagagaggcaCAAGTGAAATGGGAGCAGAAACAGGAGCAGAGTTGCCAACGCAAGAAAAGAAAcggcagaaaaaaacccagcaaccAGAGGAGCCTGAAGCACTAAGGCAGTTTACCCCCTTTGATTACAGCAATTCCAGCTTCAAAGTGTTTGCAG GAGGCAGCAAATCAAAACAGTCGCCACAATTTGATCCTGCCAAGCAAGCTTACACAGGCAAG AAATTTGCTGGAGCTAACAAACTTCAACAGTCTGGAAACCGGAGCATGTCCTACCTGGTGGGGAAAGCTGAAAG GGCTTCGACACACCACTGGCCAAAGAGATAA